The genomic interval GTGACAAATAGCccatgtctttgtgttgttttaaatcAGTCTTGCAGCCAGGCCTACTGTATGTTAGGACCACATGTCCAGCTGTCATAAATCAGAACCCAATAAACCAGGTCATGCAGAAAATAGACAGAGGAAGTCTGGACACATTTCTCCTCCATCCTAACAATGGAGACTGAGCAGCACAGCCAGCAGACCGGATCTTGACCCAGGTCTGACCATAGCGTGGTAGGATGAGATGCTGACCCCTGGAGCGTCTTGGAGGACCCTCAGCTTCCTGCCGCCTGGTCCCGCAGCACTCCTCCTTGCATCGTCCCAGGAGGATGCCAGACCTCACGGACAGGATAGGAGTCAGCAGGCCGGGCAGGAAAGGCAAAGGGCGGGCAAGGTAGGGGTTCCTGACCGGGGATATCCTGTCTTTCAGAGGCATCTCTCTGCTTTTAGGGCCCTTTGTAAGATAGACAGAGACCCATGCTCCACCTGAGGTCTTGGAGGGCGGGGGTGCTTGCTTCAGACACTCCTCTACATTGGGTATGTGAAGAAACACCCGATTTATGTGACAAAGTAGAGCTGTAAAGGACAATAAAGcttaaaacatacatacagcCAGCATGTGACTCAAACACCTGAGGTGACAAATCAgatgtctctttctccctctgctctcacTCCGTCTCTCCTGACATGTCACACATTTCAAAGGCGTTCACTCAAGCCGGCCATCGTTAGTGGAGACACGTCGTTTCCGACAGCAAAAAAGAGCGGAAGTGCCCAAGCTTTGGGTGACTCCGGATCTTGGGTTATGTGGGTCTGAGAGAAGATCATCCTCTTGACTGTGCACAAAGTGTCCCTTCATTCCCTCCTCTATCCTCCCCATTGTGCATCCTTCCCTCCCTCGGGCCTAAATGGATGCCCTGTCAACTGCAGCAGGACCGAGCCAGTTCAGAGGCTCAGCTGCACCGATTTAAGCATCACAGGTAAAGATGGCTGCACAAGAAATTACGCAAAAACACCCAGAGAGGCCATGTGCCACACTTTTAATTGATTTAGGTAATAACTGTTCTGATTATCATGTCAAATTGTAGCTTTTATCTTACGACATATTAAACTGCAGTGATAATTTAAGGTGGAGCAGATTTTGTAGACTTGTGTTAATGATGCAAACATGTTGCCAACTGTCCTTTGTTGTTGCAGCCACATCTTGAAGGTCTCTGTAACAACAATCTACAGccacacacagactgtctgtgtttgtgtttgtgtgtgtgtgtcatttaatCTGGTATGTgtcatgttgatgtgtttgctCTGTGGATTGTCAATTTCTTAAAGATCTCCGGAAAAAATACTCCGCTATACAAAATCTCTCAGTAAAAAATAATTCCCTGTAATCCCAGCTACTGTCCACAAATTCTAGTGGAACTTCTAAATAAATATTCTTCATGAATTTCTCAAACTCTAGTCtattgtaaaatacattttagttaGCTGTAATAGTTGATGCAGCACCACAGGCAAAGTCCTGAGAAGTTATAGACATGTTATGAAATAAACTGCAGGAAACCATGTGTATGCAGTTGTTTCAAAATAGGATTAAACAGCTCAAAAAGTCACTAAAAGTCAAACTGTGCAtctattataataaaaaaaactattctgGGTCACTGTCACAACAACTTGCAAACAAGTTGAATTGCTTCCTTTATTTAAAGGACGCAATTAACTTTGTTCATTCCTCAGGCTCTAGTCTACAGTAAGACATCAGTAACAGTTGCTTTACTACACCACCAAAGACTGAGTCATAACAAATAATGTAGTAGTAGTTCAAAGAGAAGTGTTATGAACtagaatttaaaaataaatgcactaGATCATAcccacacagaagcacacagatGACCTCTTTACATGCCTGACAGGTGGCATGCTGAAAGGAAGCTGAGGCACAGGATCCCAAAGAGTGCAGGGAGGTCTTATGAATACAGAGTAATTAGCCATGTAGAAAATGGCAACAGAGTCCTGAAAGTATGAAGAACATCACTGTAGAGCCAAACTCTTCCAGTTTTCTGTAGGCCAAATTAAATAGGATGAATAGTGGGactttgttttcacatcataaagagaaggaaggaataCAAGTTGCATTTCAGGGCATCCTGTCTTGCTACAGTGTGCTGTTGAGTCAATAAACGTGGCATGTAACACAGGTTTGATTTATCAATTAATGGCTGGTTTAGAGAGATAGTCAATACTGACACCTAGTGGTACCACCGGAACCATTCTGCCCCCGGAAAATTGGTGTCGAGCTGTTGTTAGCTTCGGAGTTATTAAGAAGGAGGACCGGATTAGCCGATGCTAAGGCCTTCTGAAGCTAACATAACCTACCCataaaaacaactataattaaCCTCGCATGTGTGATCGGTTTTTACTCGGCATGGTGTCTCACAAACAGAAGCGGGTGTGGAAATACGTGGAGGAGGGCAGTGTGCTGAAGCTCAAGTCGTACCTCCGGAAGCACCGGGACCTGGATTTAAACTTCTCCcagggcaggagggagaggagccCGCTTCACCTGGCCTGCTGCTTGGGAGACGACGCtgtgctgcggctgctgctcaAACACGGAGCCGATGTTCTCCAGAAGGACCGTAAAGGAGACACAGCGTTACACACCGCCGTCAACAGGGCTCTTAAACGGGGGAAAACAGGTGAGGAGGACATGGGAAGACGCTGCTGTTGGCTTATAAACGTTAACCGTCATTTGTCATATCctggcttttgtttttgattttcccTTCAGCGTATGATGACCTGGTTGTGCCTCTCAAAAAGAGCCGCCCACAGGCTATGAATGCTGCTAACGGTGCCGGAGTCACACCTGAAGACCTGCTGAAGTGGATGAAACATACAAAGGTAGACATTTAAACAAGAGTCAATGTTATGGTCAGATGCTGTGatttagctgttagctgttagcttcGATAGCTAAACGTtgaagggctgcaactaatagTGATGTTATTTGTTGATCAATCGGTTTGTGATCTTTTcgagtctataaaatgtcagaaaatagtgaaaaatgctcgtCACCATTTCACATATGCGCGACCAAAACAAAcgcaaatatatttttttatggtCATTCATAATGATAGAGCTGaaatgtaaactgaatatctttaggggTATTTGACGTTACCTTGGACTCCGGGAAAACTGGGATGGACATTTTTCTTACACTGTTTTCTTCACAtcttatagacaaaatgattcaGAAATTCAGTTTGTcgccaagtaggttttcacatacaaagaATTGACCATGGTGTTTTGGTGCATAACGGTCACAATGACTATAGTAAGAGCACTGCAAAAGTCAagaattataaatataaaatggaaataaacaataaaatatgttaaatatatctgtttttacaATGAAAAGAGTCTTTAAAATACAGATgatgaaatgtgtaaaatattgaCGAAAGAATTTGTAGTTATAGTAACAGTATGAAGAATATGAGGGAAAATAATAACCCAAGATAAGAaaatatgtgtgttcatgtaacGCATTGAGTTAGGTAGATCAATCGAGCAGATtatcggcagattaatcgatattGAAAATAATTCTCATGTGTGAGAAGCTTGAACTGGgggatgtttggcattttggcttgaaaaatgacagaattgtcaatcaattatcaaaatacttgCAGATTATTTTTAGCTGCGACAGCAGAAATTGGTGGGCAGGAGTGTTTAGAGGTTTGTATCTGTGGGCCAATAACTGACATTATCTAAACACGCTGAAACCTGCTTGGGAAAagtttgtttggtatttttgtgctgtttgtctttcagggttgattctatgaaaaaaaaaaaagttatgagTGTAcaaattagaaaagaaaatcagccaAACTATCAGATATCGGAAAGTCCAATGTCAGAACACACCATACTAACAACCCCTCTCAAATTCAATGAATATGACAAAAATCTCTCATGCAAGTTTAAATTCTCtgcaaattgattttcataccatccacaaatatttcaaaaccaTTAACTGCCTGGAAGTTGTGAAAAAATGCCTTGTGAAGTGTATGTGATTTGTAAAAAGTGGACTAAACCATATACAGAGTGGCTCTTTAGCATCAGATCACAATTTGATGTGTAGAGTTTGTTCGCGTTGGATCGTGTTTACATATACTTTCCTGATATTCTTCACAGACTGCAGAAAACATGAGTCGTCCATCTGAAAAAGACCCTGAGAAGGAGTGGCTGGAGAAGCTGTTTGGTGAATGCGAGGATGAATTCTGTGAAACCTTTGGAGTATATGATGGTGAATTTTAAACTCATTCTTTAGTGCtgaatttttattttgactttcttCACTTGATGATAACACTGTTGTATTTGTTCCACAGCGGATGATTTTCTTCCTGTTGATGACGACGATGAAGACTTCGGGGACTGGGCTGATCGCATTAGAAGAGAATACTTCGATAAAAAGCACGCCGAAGCACAAAGACTGGCAGCGTCGTCTTCTGgatggaagaggaagaagagtaaacaagagagagagcaggaggagcagagcaACAAGGAGCTGCATGAGCGGCTGCAGAGGGAACATGAAGAGTATCTGGCTCGAGCAGCGCGTAAAGAGGAAGAGACGCGGCAGGGTAAGAAGCGCAGGTACGAGGAGGGGTGTGCGGCTACTTTTCATGCTGGCTCTTCAGCTGGCAGCACAAAGCTGAGCTACAGTGACATCCCCTGGCCAGCTCCTCGAGGTACAGTGCAGGAGATGGTGGACGTGATGCTGCACGGCGTGGACCGGAAGGACGTGCCGGTGTTTCGTAAAATGCTTCGGAAGCAGCAAGCACTGTGGCATCCAGATAAATTCGCTCAGCGATGTGAAGCTCGGCTAGTGGAGAAGGACAAGAAACGAATCCTGGATACAGTCACAGCTCTGTCACAGGAGCTCAACAGACTGGCCCACAGTCTGAGGACTTAAAAGGtagcaaataataataataataacaaaagaaCAGTCCAGCACACTGTTGATCGCTTGTAATCTGTTTATTAACGACATTACCGTactcagaccttcatcaggttAAATTCATACAGACAAGGAGCACCAGTACcatatggaaaaaaaacacaaatcagagGGCGCCTCTTAGCATGCATTCAAATTAAGGTGAATGAACTTTTTTGAATGTAAGCAAAACATACTGAGGTTTTCCTTTTAAAACCCAAATAGTACACTaacaaataatcaaaaaatacacttattcataTCGCCTGACAAACAATATCACAGCATGACAATGAGACAGAAATCCTCATTGAGACCTCATCTCATGAATAAAGTGATCAACAGTGTGCAGGACACATTTGTCCATAAGAGTGTCTGGAGTGCAAGAACTGTGTAGTGATTGTTACATTAATGCACAAATGCATCTGGAGGGCTCTAAATGCATGCATGTTCCACAGGTGTCTGCTACACCTGTAGCATCATTATCAGGTGTTTTTAAGCTTGTAAGGTTAGTGGTTTGATACCAGCAAAAACTGACATCCTCAATGTCAATttattttaacctttatttatccaggggAACGTTTTAATTTCAGGgaggctgttttcacacacacatctgcagtaCAGTCCCAATCTGAGCAGTTGAGGGTTAAGGGCCTTGCTCAAGAGCACACCAATGGTTGTAATGAGCAGATCTGTCCTGCCAGCCCGAGGATAGAACCGGCAACCTTCTGGTTACAACCTTTTAGACCACCTCATCACCACTGCCcttgaaatataaatgtgaatatatgcTGTTGACCTCAATgtgatctctgtgtgtgtgtgtgtgtgtgtgtgtgtgtgtgtgtgtgtgtgtgtgtgtgtgtgtgtgtgtgtgtgtgtgtgtgtgtgtggattaaaaCAGCGTTGCTGGTACCCAATGAGTGGTGTCTGTACTGGATTGAACACTAAGCAAAAACATGCTTCTGTTAAATGCctgattaaaaaataataaaagtcacAACACCATCCAGGTTTCTGTAACCCTGAGTAACATTTGTGTTAAGTCATGTGGGCCTACGACGTCATTTACAACAGCAACGAGTCCCACAAAAAAAGATGCTCGTGCCTGTGCGGATCtattaaaacatacagtgaTAATTTACCACGAGGGGACAAGTGTTCTAAAAACGCCAAAATGTACATATCATCCAAAAATACCCCAAATAAAGGatgtcacacacaaagaagagcAGATGTCGGCCCGCTTTCAGTGATGGAACAGAAGAAGATGTGCTGGTTGCCAGGTTTGTGAGCTAAACcctctttttaaaagaaacgTTGCAATTCACGTGCATAATTTTAAACGAGACAAAGGAATTGCTTATACCCCTAATTTAtactattttaattttttttaaaaagcacgATTTGAATAAACTCATTTCTATGATTTAGTAACAAAAAAGAATGATTGCCTGTTAGAGGGTACGTTTTACAGTACTGAATATTTGCTTTAGGCCATAATTATTATAATCTTAATCGTATtcgttattttcatttttattaatgttttatcatGTTAATATTACACACTGGTGGCTTCGTCTCGTGGAGCCTTTTGTTTGAGCAGCGAAAACATTCGTCTGCTTCATTATATATGTCTGAGTACATCAAATAACTGGTGTTAGTATAGCAGGGCGTGAGATAGCTCCGGGTTACGGTTAGGGTTAGTGTAAATTAATGTCAGTCACACCACATTTATAGACAGATATGATGTAGTTTGTTCCCatttgtctatctatctgtgaACTGTCAAAGCCAAAGCTCTACTTTCACACTTGAACACGTCTCCTTTTCGAAATCGAGAAACAACGATTATTTCAGCGGATGCGACGAGATCTGGCAACCCGGAGACGCAATCTGTGTCAATTGCCGGGCGACGTAGCTCGAATAAAGGCCGTGGTCTATTTCTGACGGTGGCTTTTTTTAACGCGGGAGGCTGCCTTTTAGCCCCGCTGGTCTACATGGCGGGTTGATGGTTTTATCTTTTACTTTGCCTGTTGCTCCTTTCCGTCCCGCGTGCGTTGCGTCGTCGCCGTGTGTTTTTTTGCGCCGTGATGACAGGTGTTCAAGGTACAGAGCCGACAGCATGATGACGCCTTTCTCCGGGATCGCTCGATGTAAAAGGTGCATTAGGGaggtttctgtctttgttttcatattgtttatTCAATAGACACCAGGCGGATTTGAAGGGAGGCGAAACGATGCGGCACCAGGACTCAGAATGAGAAAACATCTGACAGTCGTCATTAGTAATAGACAATAATTAATCCTCGCGGGGGATGTTAATTGGTTAAGGGGTTTAAAGCCACGCACCGACTGGTTTGAATTTTGTGATGTCCTATTTTCGCTTGTAGCAAACAGCTCGTTGTGCAGGTTCAGTAGGCTACAGGCAGATTATCaggcggcggcggaggaggaggaggaggaggaggtctgtcTGGAGGATAAAGATGGTGTTCCGGAGTGAGGAGATGTGCTTGGCGCAATTGTTTCTGCAGTCCGGCTCTGAATATGACTGCATCAGtgagctgggagagctgggGCTGGTCGAGTTTCGAGATGTAAGTAGAGAGGCTGATGATTGTTTAACATGTATCAATTCTGCCACCAGTTTAAAAGTATTTCTacttatttatatgtatattttttctaATTCATACGGAATAAATTGATTCTACCTTaccttttatgtgtgtttgagggaggggggtgaaTGGGAGAACTTCCCCCTATAAATAGACCTAAATGTCCCTGCGCagttcagctttttaaaatagaAAGATTGAGTCTGTCTATCCCACCAGTACATCCATGTTGCACTTAActtggggagaggaggatgtagATAAATTAGGTTTTTAACAATATTTAAACTAATTAACACTAATTAACAATTTTAGAGCCAGTCTATAGCTATGTGAAGATGCCTTGTTATTGCACATGCATCGACTGATGCAGTGATACCTGTGATGCTGCTCTGGTTTCAGCTCAACCCGAGTGTCAGCTCATTCCAGCGGCGCTTCGTCAGCGAAATCAAGAGATgcgaggagatggagagaattCTGGGTAAGAGAgcacctgggggggggggggtggttcaTGTGCATGTAGCCTGAGCACACACCTGGACAATACATCATCAGGCTAGTGAGCCACTCACTGGctggttgtgttttgttaaacGGTCTGTCAGAGGTTTAGATTTCACACCTTGATCTGACACTCCAGCAGTAATTACCATGAAATCAACCATcagcatttttgtgtgtgtgtgtgtgtgtggacaggatACCTTCTGAGGGAGATCCAAAAGGCTAACATCGCGGTtccagaggaggatgagagtCCACTTGCTCCTCCCCCCAGACAAGTCCTTGAGATCATGGTAAGTGTCACTTCAGCCACATTTTTACCATCGAAGTGCCCATTTTGCAGGCAGCTATTGACCTCCAGCTTCCTTTAAGTAGCTTTTCATTGTCCGACAGTgtcatgtatacagtatatactgtatcatCTTGGTTTTATTGGAGCTACATGatgactgcatgtgtttatACCTGCACTaatccatcaaatggaaatattgacACATTTGGTATCGTAGAAATGTTGGGATCTCGACTACATAATACGTCTGCACGAGTGAACCCAGTTTAGCTTTTGGCTGCCTGGGCTCTGCCACATTTAGCATCTCCATGTAATAATAAGAAATGGAAGATGAGAGAGACAATAAAATTGGTCCTCTGCATTGCTGATGTcagactttcactttcatttcattatgtaGCCcatcattacatcatttatcatcatattgtttttttgaCCTGCTGCTACATAACCTGAGTTGAGGACTCACTTGTACACACAATGGGGAATGATTAGAAACCTGGATGAGTTGTTTACATGCTACAATCTGGTTAACATTATTCAGGCTTCACAAAACTGGGAAAAGggattataatgtttttttagtattttactTTTCCTATAATTTCTGCTACTGAGTCCTgcctttatattttatttcatattctgtactaaaatgtgtatatatacatgatATATTTGACCTTTGTGTGTCTGACCACTTTAACAATGcaagtttctttctttgttaATGAAGTATCTCTCTATGGAGGGTTGACAAATGAACGTAAACACATCATGAGAAATAAGAGACTAAATTACAATTGCAAATGCTGCTACAAAGATGAGTCATATAGGTTACATCCCAATTAGTAACATTTGCCATCTCTCTATGTACGTTTTAAAAACTAATGGATAGATGGCAAATTGGGATTCAGCTGAATCTCCCCCAGTCTATCTACAGTgataatatttcatgttttaaaattgtGGAATTGTGACCATATTCTGCTGTACTAAGTTAACTGAATCAGTCGCCTCACGGCTGAACTGGTGGTCAATGTGTGGTGATGTTCAGGAGCAGCTTCAGAGGCTGGAGATGGAGCTCAGCGAGGTGGCCCGGAACAAGGAGAAGCTGCGGAGGAACCTCCTGGAGCTCACcgagtacacacacatgctgaagaTCACGCGGACCTTCATACACAGCCGCTccagagtgagtgtgtttctaTTCAGCTGCTCATTTATCATACAAACTTGTCTGTCTATACTGTTCACTCCCGGTCTCTTTTGCATCTCAGGCAAGATGCTACTCGTCACCTCTCCAGCAGcatcttgttttcttgtcactgACTTGTTTGGTTTCCCCGGGTGACAGAGGTGTAACTAGTGCTGACTTTAATTAACGACGTGGCCACAATACAGCCGTTACAAGCAGCGCCTGACTCATTCTCCAGGTGTTAAAAAGGGAGACAGCAAAAAGCCACAATGAAAATATGCGAGACAGGCACTTGTGAGAATAAACATCACATTCCAGCATGTGAACGTCGCATCGGCTTTGCGTAGAACCATGTAAGGAGCAGATAATGTAAGCTGTCATGAATGAAACATGCTCCTTTTTATTAGCATGAGGCTCTTGGTCCCCAGTATGAAGAATTCCCCACTATGGAGACGGACTCGGTGACAGGATGCACCGGTATGCAAAGACTTGGAGCCAAGCTGGGGTGAGCTGCAATATGTGTCATTTACACCCACACAACAGAGCGTCATAATATCATGAGGACGTGAACCTTAAACCTAATCTGAGCTCTCCTGGCTGCAGGTTTGTCTCAGGTCTTATCCAGCGGGTGAAGGTGGAGGCCTTTGAGCGTATGTTGTGGAGAGTGTGTAAGGGTTACACCATCCTCAGCTACGCAGAAGTGGACGAGAACCTTGCTGATCTTGACACTGTGAGTTAAATCGCGTACTTCATGATAAATGCCGAGATAAATATTCTAACATTCCTTCTGCCTGTCAAAATCAAACAggaatttctgttttgttgttttttattttctaaaaccCCATCAGCTTCTCACTCTGAGCAACACAGTTCTACATGAACACAGttggaacagttttggttatttcacacgAGATTTctgcattcatgtttttgtcctttctcACTGGTTGGAAAAAGATGTCACGTATTTCCGTGCACCAATCAGAGTTCAGAAGCATTTGAATCAGAGGTAGATGATAGTTGTGGGGGTTGTGGCTTATGTTGCTCATGTAAATCTGATCAAATCATGTCTATGGGGATCGGATGGAAAAAGCCGGTTCCATCTCTCCTGCTCTTCAGAATACCCGGAATCATGAAGCTCTGACGCTAACAAATCTCTTCAATCTTTTTATTAACAAAGAGCAATGGGAAACATGTAGGTTGATGTATTTTAGCTTTAGACTGTCACTGGTTGAAACTACAGACATCACCGGTGCAGatcagctgtagctaattaACGTTAAATCTGTAAcagctaaaataaaatgtttggcTGTTCCCTGGTTAATATGCTCTCAGCAGCAGGTGTCTGTATCTGGCCAAAGTAACAGAGAAATAATAGAGAGATCATTTGAGACCAAGTTTTCAGGGGCCTTAAAGTAAAACTCCAGGATTTAGCTGGCATGTCAATAAAACAATGCTTTACTAATTTAGTGATACATCCTGCTTGTGTACCAGCAAAAAGGAAATGCATTGTGGTAGGAATACATGTAAAAGTCCTTTTTCATCACTTTTTGTAGGGCTGTAGTAATAACTTtcctgatgttgttgtttcagggtGAGATAAGCAAAAGCGTTGTGTTTCTCATCTCTTTCTGGGGAGACCAGATCGGACAGAAAGTTCAAAAAATCTGCGATTGGTAAGAATCCCTTCATCACATGACTTTATCTTTCATTAGCTGTTGTATTCTCCTTCATTATCAGCAGACACAGTCTGTCTTTGTTGTCCTCAGTTACCACTGCCATCTTTACCCGCACCCTGAGAATGACGAGGAGCGAGCAGATGTGTTGGACAGCTTAAGGACACGCATCCAAGACCTGAACAACGTAGGACTGCAGAGGCCTTGAGACTTTCGATTCAGACGGGAATATTGAACACTTGCACACATGCTCAGTGAGTTTGTAGTAACTGTTGTGTTCCTCCAGGTGCTGCACCGCACTGAGGACTACCTGAGGCAGGTTCTGCAGAAGGCCTCAGAGTCAGCCTATACCTGGGTTGTGCAGGTGAAGAAGATGAAGGCAATCTATCATATCCTGAACCTCTGCAGCTTCGACGTCACCAACAAGTGTCTGATTGCTGAGGTGTGGTGTCCCGTCAGTGACCTGGCAAACCTGCGGGGGGCGCTAGAGGAGGGCGCGGTGAGTGCAAAGAAGTATCAGGGCAAGCTTATTGTGTGATCATGATTATTTAACACTATTATACTTTTATTGTTGGGCGCAAAACTCCCTCCTATCTCACACTATACTTAATAAACCTTTAAATAAcacttaaaatgtttgaatcaTAACATTTTGTGGTGCTGTCTCTTTTCTGAAGCACCTGGTAACGCTGGTTTAGAAATAAAGTcacttacatttcatttgatgcaAGTTTGTGATTAGTATTTGACTATTTGCATAGCCTTAATAGTTAATTCGTTTTAGGGGTTTTCAGAGGGTTTTTGCTCTCTTGAGCTGGTGACAAGGATCATTTTTGGCCTCTTTATTGAATTGGCATTGCTTATCAGCTGTTAAGCACTCAAATTGTATCACTtaagatgtatttttaattctTTCCCATTAACACTGGCAACAGGCACTTTGGATGACTCCCTGTCCCTGAACAACTCCATCTGTCATGGGTTTCATTATTGGCCATATcatttgttgttgctgcagtttgCATCGGTTAGCATTTTCTTCTCTCGCTGTACAGTACGTGCCAGCAATTCCCTCTGCTCCAGGCTGTATATTTGGTTGTTTTCAGATCAAATTTGTCACCCAGAATGCACCAGAGAAAAACTTTCTGGTCAGAGAATCACTCAAACCCATGAATAATTGGCATGAGATACAATGTGAACAAAGGGAAATGCCAAAAGGGAGCTcgtcagtttgtctttttcacaaatgttttttcaaatttcagAGTCGTCctttacatttttgtgtctttttcttctaACAGAGAAAAGGTGATGCCACTGTACCGTCTTTTGTGAACCGCATCCCAAGTACTGACACTCCGCCCACCCTGTTAAGAACCAACAAGTTCACATCTGGCTTTCAGAGCATTGTGGAGGCTTACGGGGTGGGGGACTATCGCGAGGTAAGCCCAGGTAAGAACTCCTGCTGTGTCTCCTAAAGAATAAACTTTAAAGTCTCTTTGTTACGTGCAGCTTTGGAGAAGTTCTGAGTACATTGAACATGTTTCTCTCACCGACAGCGCCTTACACCATCATCACGTTCCCCTTTCtgtttgctgtgatgtttgGCGACCTTGGGCACGGGATGGTAATGAGTTTATTCGCCTTGTGGATGG from Enoplosus armatus isolate fEnoArm2 chromosome 18, fEnoArm2.hap1, whole genome shotgun sequence carries:
- the atp6v0a2a gene encoding V-type proton ATPase 116 kDa subunit a 2, whose translation is MVFRSEEMCLAQLFLQSGSEYDCISELGELGLVEFRDLNPSVSSFQRRFVSEIKRCEEMERILGYLLREIQKANIAVPEEDESPLAPPPRQVLEIMEQLQRLEMELSEVARNKEKLRRNLLELTEYTHMLKITRTFIHSRSRHEALGPQYEEFPTMETDSVTGCTGMQRLGAKLGFVSGLIQRVKVEAFERMLWRVCKGYTILSYAEVDENLADLDTGEISKSVVFLISFWGDQIGQKVQKICDCYHCHLYPHPENDEERADVLDSLRTRIQDLNNVLHRTEDYLRQVLQKASESAYTWVVQVKKMKAIYHILNLCSFDVTNKCLIAEVWCPVSDLANLRGALEEGARKGDATVPSFVNRIPSTDTPPTLLRTNKFTSGFQSIVEAYGVGDYREVSPAPYTIITFPFLFAVMFGDLGHGMVMSLFALWMVLTEKKQKKKRSSNEIWAMFFHGRYIILMMGLFSVYTGLIYNDCFSKSLNIFGSGWSVKAMFANQQWTNKTLQTNALLTLDPNVSGVFSGPYPFGIDPIWNMAVNRLSFLNSYKMKMSVVIGVIHMSFGVVLSVFNHLHFRQKFNVYLLFLPELLFLLCLFGYLVFMIFYKWLAFSARDSSQAPSILIHFINMFVMQGKDITPLFPGQTGLQIFLVVIAMLSVPVLLLGKPLYLYWLYRGGKGLRRRRGYERVRRVSEDDNSTTPSYEDDEEEGLDEMTSREALPKEFDFADVLLYQAIHTIEYCLGCISNTASYLRLWALSLAHAQLSEVLWGMVMRLGLRITTRVGVVFLVPVFGLFAMLTVSILLVMEGLSAFLHALRLHWVEFQNKFYHGTGIKFVPFDFSLLPSVFEQDGLL
- the nfkbil1 gene encoding NF-kappa-B inhibitor-like protein 1, with the protein product MVSHKQKRVWKYVEEGSVLKLKSYLRKHRDLDLNFSQGRRERSPLHLACCLGDDAVLRLLLKHGADVLQKDRKGDTALHTAVNRALKRGKTAYDDLVVPLKKSRPQAMNAANGAGVTPEDLLKWMKHTKTAENMSRPSEKDPEKEWLEKLFGECEDEFCETFGVYDADDFLPVDDDDEDFGDWADRIRREYFDKKHAEAQRLAASSSGWKRKKSKQEREQEEQSNKELHERLQREHEEYLARAARKEEETRQGKKRRYEEGCAATFHAGSSAGSTKLSYSDIPWPAPRGTVQEMVDVMLHGVDRKDVPVFRKMLRKQQALWHPDKFAQRCEARLVEKDKKRILDTVTALSQELNRLAHSLRT